The following proteins come from a genomic window of Thermoanaerobaculia bacterium:
- a CDS encoding DUF2383 domain-containing protein yields MPPHLQVDVSRLNTLLNCELSASEIYNLAISRVGDDHAEEAFELSRLAIEHQTQSNLLKDEIRRRGGRAKAGVSDWSPYAQTIADSENIFGDVLALDALRLGELRGLEEYRAVLADDSLDEPTRRLLLDYLVPGKERHIATLEALIGRIQS; encoded by the coding sequence ATGCCCCCACACCTTCAGGTCGATGTTTCCAGACTCAATACGCTGCTCAACTGTGAACTGTCCGCATCCGAAATCTACAATCTGGCGATTTCCCGGGTCGGAGATGACCATGCCGAGGAGGCGTTCGAGCTCAGTCGCCTCGCCATCGAACATCAGACGCAGTCGAACCTCCTCAAGGACGAGATCCGCCGCCGGGGTGGAAGAGCCAAGGCCGGGGTGAGCGACTGGAGCCCTTACGCCCAGACCATCGCGGATTCGGAGAACATCTTCGGCGATGTCCTGGCGCTCGATGCGCTCAGGCTGGGCGAATTGCGTGGGCTCGAGGAGTATCGCGCCGTCCTCGCCGATGACTCCCTCGACGAGCCGACGCGCCGCCTGCTCCTCGACTATCTCGTTCCGGGCAAGGAGCGCCACATCGCCACCCTCGAAGCCCTGATCGGCCGCATCCAGTCCTGA
- a CDS encoding Nramp family divalent metal transporter has protein sequence MKLQAPVSDPATPPSGVADPHLSLPEVHGSIPLVPNRGWWRRFLAFAGPGYLVSVGYMDPGNWATDLAGGAQFGYALIWVILLSNLMAMYLQSLCVKLGVVTGKDLAQACREQYSKPVSIVLWVLCEIAIIACDLAEVIGSAVALNLLFGVPLVWGVILTGLDVMLLLAAMHFGFRKIEAIVLTLVSTVALCFALQIFLAQPDWGGVALGMLVPTLPGTEAFYIALGILGATVMPHNLYLHTALVQTRDIGPTAADKRQAVRYNITDTVIALGAAFFVNAAILIVAAAVFHRTGQFEVSELQEAHRLLAPLLGAPIASTAFAVALLASGQSSTITGTLAGQIVMEGFLRIRVRPWLRRLVTRSLAIVPAVILISISGGKDTVALLVFSQVVLSMQLSFAIFPLLAFTSDRRLMGEFANSTGVKILGYAICSLIAGLNLSLLWQTIGTGWMALLVGAGAGFTLWVRYVYPRRHRVQEDPGHARK, from the coding sequence ATGAAGCTCCAGGCCCCAGTCTCCGACCCCGCGACGCCTCCGAGCGGCGTCGCCGACCCGCACCTGTCGCTGCCCGAGGTTCACGGCAGCATTCCCCTCGTTCCCAATCGCGGCTGGTGGCGCCGCTTCCTCGCCTTCGCCGGCCCGGGATACCTGGTCAGCGTCGGCTATATGGATCCCGGCAACTGGGCGACCGACCTCGCCGGCGGCGCCCAGTTCGGCTACGCCCTCATCTGGGTGATTCTGCTTTCGAACCTGATGGCGATGTACCTGCAGTCGCTGTGCGTGAAGCTCGGCGTGGTGACCGGAAAGGACCTCGCGCAGGCCTGCCGCGAGCAGTACTCGAAGCCGGTCTCGATCGTCCTCTGGGTACTCTGCGAGATCGCGATCATCGCCTGCGACCTCGCCGAGGTCATCGGCTCGGCGGTCGCCTTGAATCTCCTCTTCGGAGTGCCACTGGTCTGGGGCGTGATCCTCACCGGCCTCGATGTGATGTTGCTCCTCGCGGCTATGCACTTCGGTTTCCGCAAGATCGAGGCGATCGTCCTCACCCTGGTCTCGACCGTGGCGCTCTGCTTCGCGCTGCAGATCTTCCTCGCCCAGCCCGACTGGGGGGGCGTCGCGCTGGGCATGCTGGTGCCGACACTGCCCGGAACCGAGGCGTTCTACATCGCGCTCGGCATCCTCGGCGCCACGGTGATGCCGCACAATCTCTACCTCCATACCGCCCTGGTGCAGACGCGGGACATCGGACCGACCGCCGCCGACAAGCGGCAGGCGGTGCGCTACAACATCACCGACACGGTCATCGCGCTCGGCGCGGCCTTCTTCGTCAACGCTGCGATCCTCATCGTCGCCGCCGCCGTCTTCCACCGCACCGGCCAGTTCGAGGTCAGCGAGCTGCAGGAGGCGCACCGCCTGCTGGCGCCGCTCCTCGGCGCTCCGATCGCCTCGACCGCCTTCGCGGTGGCGCTCCTCGCCTCCGGGCAGTCGTCGACCATCACCGGCACGCTCGCCGGCCAGATCGTCATGGAGGGCTTCCTGCGGATCCGCGTCCGCCCCTGGCTGCGCCGCCTCGTCACCCGGTCGCTCGCCATCGTGCCGGCGGTCATCCTGATCTCGATCTCGGGCGGCAAGGACACCGTGGCCCTCCTGGTCTTCTCGCAGGTCGTGCTCTCGATGCAGCTCTCGTTCGCGATCTTCCCGCTGCTCGCCTTCACCTCCGACCGGCGCCTGATGGGCGAGTTCGCCAACTCGACTGGAGTCAAGATCCTCGGCTACGCGATCTGCAGCCTCATCGCGGGCCTCAACCTCTCGCTGCTCTGGCAGACGATCGGCACCGGCTGGATGGCGCTCCTCGTCGGAGCGGGCGCGGGCTTCACGCTCTGGGTCCGCTACGTGTACCCTCGGAGGCACCGTGTACAAGAAGATCCTGGTCACGCTCGAAAATAG
- a CDS encoding universal stress protein: MYKKILVTLENSRTDEAILRHIELLAQPLGSRLLLVHVADGWMARHRDRLNLAESEEMRIDRAYLESVRARFESAGIPAETQLLWGEPADEIVKVAESTGVDLIAMSTHGHRFLADLVYGSTANKVRHTVNIPVLLLKAPADL; encoded by the coding sequence GTGTACAAGAAGATCCTGGTCACGCTCGAAAATAGCCGCACCGACGAGGCGATCCTGCGTCACATCGAGCTGCTCGCGCAGCCGCTCGGCAGCCGACTCCTGCTGGTGCATGTCGCCGACGGCTGGATGGCGCGCCACCGCGACCGCCTGAACCTCGCCGAGTCGGAGGAGATGCGGATCGACCGCGCCTACCTCGAGTCGGTGCGCGCCCGGTTCGAGAGCGCCGGAATTCCCGCCGAGACCCAACTCCTCTGGGGGGAGCCGGCCGACGAGATCGTCAAGGTCGCCGAGTCGACCGGAGTGGACCTCATCGCCATGAGCACCCACGGCCACCGCTTCCTCGCCGACCTCGTCTACGGCTCGACCGCCAACAAGGTCCGCCACACGGTGAACATCCCGGTTCTCCTGCTCAAGGCCCCCGCCGACCTCTGA
- a CDS encoding DinB family protein, with protein MSLKDDALYEIQTTRHFFNRSTRCLAEADSGFRATPDTMTAAQQVAHTAQTIDWLRAGMFDDNWDMDFERGTAATQAFTSLTAARKELDAAWDRLQARVEQASEEELGNPLADNPILGVRPRHSGIKAVVDHSGHHRGALAVYARLAGKVPEMPYGD; from the coding sequence ATGAGCCTCAAGGACGACGCGCTGTACGAGATCCAGACCACCCGCCACTTCTTCAACCGCAGCACGCGTTGCCTCGCCGAGGCCGACTCCGGCTTTCGCGCCACCCCCGATACGATGACGGCCGCCCAGCAGGTGGCCCACACCGCGCAGACTATCGACTGGCTGCGCGCCGGCATGTTCGACGACAACTGGGACATGGACTTCGAGAGAGGGACGGCGGCTACGCAGGCCTTCACGTCGCTCACCGCAGCCCGCAAGGAGCTCGACGCGGCCTGGGACCGGCTGCAGGCGCGCGTCGAACAGGCGAGCGAGGAGGAGCTCGGGAACCCGCTGGCCGACAACCCGATCCTCGGAGTGCGCCCGCGCCACAGCGGCATCAAGGCCGTTGTGGATCACTCCGGCCATCATCGCGGCGCGCTCGCCGTATACGCCCGCCTGGCCGGCAAAGTCCCGGAGATGCCCTACGGCGATTGA
- a CDS encoding YafY family transcriptional regulator, which translates to MRRADRLFSLLLELRRGRVVTARRLAERLEVSERTVYRDIADLQASGVPVAGEAGVGYQLRGFDLPPLMFDREEVEAMVLGARVVEAWGDGELAAAATTAVAKIEAALPRNRAHLVEETRLYVPKYGERRADRLPFTRLRRAIRDKRRVALHYCDEGGRESERTVRPLALAFHPPVWLLIGWCELRNDFRNFRLDRIASCEATMECFTDEPGKSLADYLRRLDLESSDAEADGRSQSP; encoded by the coding sequence ATGCGACGCGCCGACCGGCTGTTCTCACTCCTGCTCGAGCTACGGCGCGGTCGGGTGGTGACGGCACGGCGGTTGGCGGAGCGGCTGGAGGTCTCGGAGCGCACCGTCTACCGGGATATCGCCGACCTTCAGGCTTCGGGCGTGCCCGTCGCCGGGGAGGCCGGCGTCGGCTACCAGCTTCGCGGCTTCGATCTGCCGCCGCTCATGTTCGACCGCGAGGAGGTCGAGGCGATGGTACTCGGCGCGCGGGTCGTAGAGGCCTGGGGAGATGGTGAGCTCGCCGCCGCCGCGACGACCGCGGTCGCCAAGATCGAGGCGGCCTTGCCACGCAACCGGGCGCACCTGGTGGAAGAGACCCGCCTCTACGTGCCGAAGTACGGGGAGCGCCGCGCCGACCGCCTGCCGTTCACCCGCTTGCGGCGCGCGATCCGCGACAAGCGCCGGGTCGCCCTGCACTATTGCGACGAAGGCGGACGCGAGAGCGAACGGACGGTACGTCCGCTCGCCCTCGCTTTCCATCCCCCGGTCTGGTTGCTGATCGGCTGGTGCGAGCTGCGAAACGACTTCCGGAACTTTCGCCTCGACCGGATCGCGAGCTGCGAAGCAACCATGGAGTGCTTCACCGACGAACCCGGAAAGAGCCTGGCCGACTACTTGCGTCGCCTCGACCTGGAGTCGAGCGACGCGGAGGCCGACGGGCGGTCTCAATCGCCGTAG